Proteins co-encoded in one Metabacillus sp. KUDC1714 genomic window:
- a CDS encoding response regulator transcription factor, which translates to MAFKVFLVDDDRYVRKGLMNLIDWEGCGFEVCAEADNGEDALEYIQKFHPDLVITDIKMPVLDGLELIKHTVELKKTNPNFIIISGYSDFNYAQRAVKYGVHDFILKPVDKEEIEETLRKVADKYTKELQLNRNRENIVAETAFNDLLTIELEEDLRQDCVKKLNIDQTIGFAYIIIEINNVAVNTIKIREIISRTIHGEAVNSTTLFREHGSNRIGLLVTNKEIQPFSGGIFHFSEIVKAQLTIHLQTDVTIYVGRIVDDAIDIKESYETAIKALQFKYVEASEKPIVYGNTKNRSVNYIELDQTQYQSLMEHIEENLISEIRKDVVMMFEQFQEEAFAKDAVRTSINRVVHEVVKTLQSMDGDEKNLTTLQNMLNWDNLPSTLIEIKNMFLDFLLEAAGLLNRLNKECGSGNIRRIKKYVDTHYKNDLTLKHIANTFYMNPVYMGQLFKKTYGMYFKEYILQVRINEAKKQLRQTDLRIYQVAESVGFSNPDYFVTQFEKTTGMTPTQYRKKL; encoded by the coding sequence GTGGCTTTCAAAGTATTCTTAGTAGATGATGATCGATATGTTCGTAAAGGATTGATGAATCTTATTGATTGGGAAGGCTGTGGTTTTGAAGTTTGTGCAGAAGCAGATAATGGGGAAGATGCTTTGGAGTATATTCAGAAGTTTCATCCAGATTTAGTCATTACAGACATTAAGATGCCTGTCTTAGATGGTCTGGAATTAATAAAACATACAGTTGAACTTAAAAAGACAAACCCAAATTTCATTATTATTAGTGGGTATAGTGATTTTAACTATGCCCAAAGAGCTGTTAAGTATGGTGTACATGATTTTATCTTAAAACCAGTAGATAAAGAGGAAATTGAAGAGACACTTAGAAAGGTAGCAGATAAGTATACGAAAGAATTACAGTTAAACAGAAACAGAGAAAATATTGTTGCAGAGACTGCGTTCAATGATTTATTAACAATCGAACTTGAAGAAGATCTCCGCCAAGATTGTGTGAAAAAACTGAATATTGATCAAACAATTGGATTTGCCTATATCATCATAGAAATAAATAATGTGGCTGTAAATACGATAAAGATTCGTGAAATTATTAGTAGAACTATTCATGGTGAGGCTGTAAATTCTACTACTTTGTTTCGTGAACACGGAAGTAACCGAATAGGCCTACTAGTCACAAATAAAGAAATTCAACCATTTAGCGGGGGGATTTTTCATTTTTCAGAAATAGTAAAGGCTCAGCTCACGATACATTTACAAACAGATGTCACCATCTACGTCGGAAGGATTGTAGATGATGCAATTGATATAAAGGAATCATATGAAACGGCAATAAAAGCTCTGCAATTTAAGTATGTGGAAGCATCCGAAAAACCGATCGTATATGGTAACACAAAAAATAGGTCTGTTAATTACATTGAGCTTGATCAAACACAATACCAATCGTTAATGGAACATATCGAAGAAAATCTAATCTCTGAGATTAGAAAAGATGTTGTCATGATGTTTGAACAGTTTCAAGAAGAGGCTTTCGCAAAAGATGCAGTAAGGACTTCTATAAATCGGGTAGTTCATGAAGTGGTGAAAACCTTACAGTCGATGGATGGAGATGAAAAAAATTTAACTACACTACAGAACATGTTAAATTGGGACAACCTGCCTAGTACTTTGATTGAGATTAAGAACATGTTTCTAGACTTTTTATTAGAGGCAGCTGGACTGTTAAATCGACTGAACAAGGAGTGTGGTTCAGGAAACATACGAAGGATCAAAAAATATGTTGATACACACTATAAAAATGATCTTACATTGAAACATATAGCGAATACATTTTATATGAACCCGGTTTACATGGGGCAGTTATTTAAAAAAACATATGGCATGTATTTTAAAGAATATATTCTACAAGTCCGAATAAATGAAGCGAAAAAACAATTAAGACAGACCGATTTGCGTATCTATCAGGTAGCAGAAAGTGTGGGCTTTTCAAATCCTGATTACTTTGTCACTCAATTTGAGAAAACGACTGGTATGACCCCAACTCAATATCGAAAAAAACTATAA
- a CDS encoding family 43 glycosylhydrolase codes for MIFKNSKLLVLAAILLWSSLFSQQAILAVEESKVGNDEHLLAHYPLIKDLKDVSGNEKHGEAVGNITYTDGLTLPGGTNSNTNYVKLPDGLFDHQDSLTISTWLKSNTGSGNYSALFFGTPANASKVPENYWLFNPTNPSGNFKSVFTNSLNSSAPWSTEVGVTSTNTTANNGKWTHYTTVITPNSVTGYINGEKIGTVNKTRTTSDFGTELNAYIGRSNYINDHTFAGSFQDLRIYGDALDDMNVSNVYEESVNQLSLHQDKNNLTLGDTSTVFGNLSLPTKGSNGSTISWKSSNENIISNAGVITLSDEEQTAKLTATLEINGYKATKEFTITLVSLANVTETIEKKLYIPYVLTEDDELPTTSGVASISWESSDMSIIDKDGNIHSPSEGMKEVSLTATISYKDQQTKKEFHVKVIESSAAYILSYHRAGGSVVTDAMHLGYSEDGENYTALNNNTGVLFANADFNAGSAKEGLTKKLVNPYIFRMKDGTFGVIATRSTKGGSQSQAEQSSILLFKSEDLISYEEVGLVSLNTNETVVKPIAEYDPSSDEYRIEWKTSTGKSYFNTTQDFKTVSEPKEGAKFQINEVNTNIANSIPSNRIVVTKAEAKVITKKLAKVTNTSVSNIEVNVENNQEFTFADLKNMKVTASYSDGSTAEKFVNWNEEQFTQNDFSMPGTYSVSGTVKQTDYPKEMIKGYADPNVIKYNDKYYLIATSESGFNYLDVREADTILDLKDAPVNRIFNRNPSGELSGSLWAPEFHIIDGDLYVFFAGGSPHWYTVQSYVMKLKDGGNPISPSDWETPKRVLKKDGELLSTSGLTYDMTYFEHKNEHYVIYNYGGPAGTPDEISTLLIAKINPEEPWKLTTEPVVINKPNFGWERLTTEVVEGSFILKHGDKVFLTYSASGVDTTYSIGMLTANEESDLLDPASWTKNSYPLLNSESVPGEYGPGHNSYTLDEDGNLINIYHTMPAGGGQRNISARIVHWSTDGTPVLDMIPEREILPENRTVTATIIIGESEQKDTESPVGQVSLNSGAEYTNERTVTLSLEATDDSSGVHQVRYSTDGKEWTDWEAYTTSKELKLPSEDGEKTVFVEFKDQAGNVSETYQEKIILDTTAPVIQLIGHQDSYSIDSSITITCKIVDELSGIASKECPNVEGPAYKFEVGVNKFTTLATDKAGNTTEVEFQFTVTVDFDSLSRLTEAFVTKQGVADSLTKKLQTAKASATKGNTKALNGQLNAYNHQLHAQSGKAIAEQDSNLLRSFADLLKK; via the coding sequence GTGATTTTCAAAAATAGTAAACTATTAGTCTTAGCTGCGATACTCCTGTGGAGTAGTTTGTTTTCTCAACAGGCAATATTAGCAGTAGAAGAATCGAAAGTGGGTAATGACGAACACCTTTTAGCACACTACCCTTTAATTAAAGATCTTAAAGATGTTTCAGGTAACGAAAAACATGGAGAAGCTGTTGGGAATATCACCTATACAGATGGCTTAACTTTACCTGGTGGAACGAATAGTAATACAAATTACGTTAAGTTACCAGATGGATTATTCGATCATCAAGATAGTTTAACCATTTCTACGTGGCTGAAAAGTAACACAGGTAGTGGAAATTATTCAGCATTGTTTTTCGGAACACCGGCAAATGCAAGTAAAGTTCCTGAAAACTATTGGTTATTCAACCCAACAAATCCAAGCGGTAACTTTAAATCGGTATTTACCAACTCCTTAAACAGCAGTGCCCCTTGGAGTACCGAAGTTGGGGTAACATCAACAAATACAACAGCTAACAATGGAAAATGGACCCACTATACGACTGTTATCACTCCTAATTCTGTAACCGGATACATCAATGGGGAGAAAATAGGTACTGTCAATAAAACGAGAACAACTAGTGACTTTGGTACTGAATTAAATGCATATATAGGGAGATCAAATTATATAAATGACCATACGTTTGCAGGTTCCTTCCAAGATCTACGTATCTATGGGGATGCTTTAGACGATATGAATGTGAGTAACGTATATGAGGAGTCTGTCAATCAGTTATCACTACACCAGGACAAGAATAACCTTACTTTGGGTGATACTTCCACCGTTTTTGGCAATTTAAGCTTACCTACAAAGGGTAGTAATGGTTCCACCATCTCTTGGAAGTCTAGTAATGAAAATATCATTTCAAATGCTGGTGTCATTACATTAAGTGATGAAGAACAGACAGCAAAACTAACAGCAACACTTGAGATAAATGGTTACAAAGCCACAAAGGAATTTACGATAACGCTTGTTTCTTTAGCTAATGTTACTGAAACGATTGAAAAAAAGTTATACATTCCATATGTACTTACAGAGGATGATGAGTTGCCTACTACTAGTGGCGTAGCCTCTATTTCCTGGGAAAGTAGTGATATGTCGATTATTGACAAAGACGGAAACATTCATTCGCCTTCAGAAGGCATGAAGGAAGTCTCATTAACTGCTACGATTTCTTATAAAGACCAACAAACAAAAAAAGAATTTCATGTAAAAGTAATTGAATCGTCTGCAGCTTATATTCTAAGCTATCATCGTGCTGGTGGCAGTGTTGTCACAGATGCTATGCACTTGGGTTATAGTGAAGATGGAGAGAACTATACTGCTTTAAATAATAATACAGGTGTCTTATTTGCAAATGCTGATTTTAATGCTGGGAGCGCAAAAGAAGGTCTAACAAAAAAATTAGTGAATCCCTACATTTTTAGAATGAAGGACGGAACTTTTGGTGTCATTGCTACAAGATCCACCAAGGGTGGTTCTCAAAGCCAAGCTGAACAGTCATCTATTTTATTATTTAAATCAGAAGATTTAATTTCATATGAAGAAGTAGGTTTAGTATCACTAAACACAAATGAAACAGTCGTTAAGCCAATTGCTGAATATGACCCTTCTTCAGATGAATATCGTATTGAATGGAAAACGTCAACTGGAAAGAGCTACTTTAATACAACACAAGATTTTAAAACTGTTAGTGAGCCGAAAGAAGGAGCTAAGTTTCAAATAAATGAAGTGAATACAAATATTGCTAATTCCATTCCTAGTAATCGCATTGTAGTTACAAAGGCTGAAGCTAAAGTAATAACGAAAAAATTAGCAAAGGTAACCAATACGAGTGTTTCGAACATTGAAGTTAACGTAGAAAACAATCAAGAATTTACGTTTGCTGATCTCAAAAATATGAAAGTTACTGCTTCTTATAGTGATGGTTCAACAGCAGAAAAGTTTGTGAATTGGAATGAGGAGCAGTTTACGCAAAATGATTTTAGCATGCCGGGTACTTATTCAGTTAGCGGAACTGTCAAACAAACAGATTATCCAAAAGAGATGATAAAAGGGTATGCAGATCCAAATGTCATTAAGTATAACGATAAATACTATTTGATAGCTACTAGTGAAAGCGGATTCAATTACTTAGATGTTCGGGAAGCAGACACAATATTAGACTTAAAAGATGCACCAGTTAATAGAATATTCAACCGTAATCCATCAGGAGAATTATCTGGTTCCCTATGGGCGCCTGAATTCCATATAATAGATGGTGATTTATATGTATTCTTTGCCGGTGGCAGTCCGCATTGGTATACCGTTCAATCTTATGTAATGAAGTTAAAGGATGGTGGAAATCCAATCTCACCATCAGACTGGGAAACACCAAAAAGGGTACTCAAAAAAGATGGAGAACTCCTTTCCACATCAGGTCTCACTTATGATATGACCTATTTCGAGCATAAAAATGAACATTATGTCATTTATAATTATGGAGGTCCGGCTGGAACACCGGATGAAATTTCTACTCTTTTAATTGCAAAGATTAATCCTGAAGAACCATGGAAGTTAACGACTGAGCCTGTTGTTATAAACAAACCTAATTTTGGATGGGAGCGTCTAACAACAGAGGTTGTAGAAGGATCATTTATCCTAAAACATGGAGATAAAGTATTTCTCACTTATTCAGCTTCAGGAGTAGATACTACCTATTCAATAGGTATGTTAACAGCAAATGAAGAAAGTGATTTATTAGACCCTGCATCCTGGACAAAAAATAGTTATCCGCTTCTAAACTCAGAATCTGTACCTGGAGAATATGGACCAGGACATAATTCATATACACTAGATGAGGATGGAAATTTGATTAACATTTATCACACGATGCCTGCTGGGGGAGGTCAACGAAATATATCTGCAAGAATCGTACACTGGTCAACGGACGGGACACCAGTTTTAGATATGATACCTGAAAGAGAGATTCTTCCTGAAAATAGAACGGTGACTGCTACGATCATTATAGGAGAATCAGAACAAAAAGACACAGAAAGTCCAGTAGGTCAAGTTTCTCTTAACTCTGGTGCCGAATACACAAATGAAAGAACTGTCACCTTATCTCTTGAGGCAACGGATGATAGCAGTGGAGTGCATCAAGTGCGCTATTCAACTGACGGAAAAGAGTGGACAGATTGGGAAGCATACACAACATCAAAAGAATTGAAGTTACCTTCTGAAGATGGAGAGAAGACTGTATTTGTTGAATTTAAAGATCAAGCCGGAAATGTCAGTGAAACATACCAAGAAAAGATTATTCTTGATACAACAGCTCCTGTCATCCAATTGATCGGTCATCAAGATTCTTATTCGATCGATTCGTCAATTACGATTACTTGCAAGATCGTGGATGAGCTGTCAGGAATAGCTTCTAAAGAATGCCCAAATGTGGAAGGACCGGCCTATAAGTTTGAGGTAGGAGTCAATAAATTTACAACTTTAGCAACCGACAAAGCAGGAAATACAACAGAAGTTGAATTCCAATTTACAGTAACGGTCGATTTTGATAGTTTAAGCCGATTAACGGAAGCCTTTGTGACAAAACAAGGTGTCGCAGATTCTCTGACGAAAAAGCTGCAAACAGCAAAAGCATCAGCAACCAAAGGAAATACAAAGGCGTTGAATGGACAGCTAAATGCTTACAATCATCAACTCCATGCTCAAAGCGGGAAGGCTATTGCTGAACAAGATAGTAATCTATTAAGATCTTTTGCGGATCTTTTAAAAAAATAA